One Glycocaulis abyssi DNA window includes the following coding sequences:
- the erpA gene encoding iron-sulfur cluster insertion protein ErpA, which produces MSEAQISLSETAARQILQILKGQDKQFLRVSVIGGGCSGFSYQFDLESERSEDDLAIERDGATVLIDEMSVDFLKGSEIDYVDELIGASFRIHNPNATAACGCGTSFSI; this is translated from the coding sequence ATGAGCGAAGCCCAGATCAGCCTGTCAGAGACAGCCGCCCGCCAGATCCTTCAGATCCTGAAAGGCCAGGACAAGCAATTCCTGCGCGTCTCGGTGATTGGCGGCGGGTGTTCCGGCTTTTCCTATCAGTTCGATCTGGAGAGCGAGCGCAGCGAAGATGACCTAGCCATCGAGCGCGACGGTGCCACCGTGCTGATTGACGAGATGAGCGTCGATTTCCTCAAAGGGTCTGAGATCGATTATGTCGACGAGTTGATCGGCGCATCCTTCCGCATCCACAATCCCAACGCCACCGCTGCCTGCGGCTGCGGGACGAGCTTTTCGATCTGA
- a CDS encoding nitroreductase has translation MDVIDALKRRISTRAFLDTPVSEAEVRELLDAARWSASGGNLQPWQVHVVAGVARQRVIDAVQKKLSTDPFTNESAFPVYPESLWEPYRSRRFQVGEDMYELLGIPREDKGARLSHLMANYEFFGAPVGVFFSIDERMNPNQWAHLGMFMMSFCLAAESKGLATCMQEAWTLHAGTVAKALRIEKPQIVYCGLALGHADKSAKVNQLRTRRADVDEFASFEGF, from the coding sequence ATGGACGTTATCGACGCTCTGAAGCGCCGCATTTCCACGCGCGCCTTTCTCGATACGCCCGTCAGCGAGGCGGAAGTGCGCGAGCTGCTCGATGCCGCGCGCTGGTCAGCTTCTGGTGGCAATCTCCAGCCCTGGCAGGTGCATGTGGTGGCGGGTGTTGCCCGCCAGCGCGTGATCGACGCGGTGCAGAAAAAGCTCTCCACCGATCCCTTCACCAACGAATCCGCCTTCCCGGTCTATCCCGAAAGCCTGTGGGAGCCCTATCGCTCGCGCCGTTTTCAGGTCGGCGAGGACATGTATGAGCTTTTGGGCATACCGCGCGAGGACAAGGGCGCGCGCCTTTCGCACCTGATGGCCAATTACGAATTTTTCGGCGCGCCGGTGGGCGTGTTCTTCTCCATCGATGAGCGGATGAATCCCAATCAATGGGCGCATCTTGGCATGTTTATGATGAGCTTCTGCCTCGCCGCTGAAAGCAAAGGGCTCGCCACCTGCATGCAGGAAGCGTGGACGCTGCACGCCGGAACCGTGGCAAAGGCGCTTCGCATCGAAAAGCCGCAAATCGTCTATTGCGGGCTGGCACTCGGCCATGCGGACAAAAGCGCGAAGGTGAACCAGCTGCGCACACGGCGCGCGGACGTGGATGAATTTGCGAGCTTTGAGGGGTTTTAG
- a CDS encoding exodeoxyribonuclease III, which produces MTLSIATWNVNSIKARLPNVLEWLGEAKPDIACLQEIKCQDEGFPREEIERLGYNIETVGQKSYNGVALLSRFPIEEVAERALPGGNGEEEQARYIEAVISASGGPVRVASIYLPNGNPAPGPKYDYKLEWMARLHTHAARLLAYEEPLVLAGDYNVIPRDADVHDPAAWEGDALTLPASRDAFFALQWLGFTEAFQHLDGRAHQYTFWDYQAGAWQKNNGIRIDHLLCSPQAADRLKSVEIHKDVRGKEKASDHVPVVGTFDL; this is translated from the coding sequence ATGACTCTCTCAATCGCCACATGGAATGTGAACTCCATCAAGGCGCGCCTGCCCAACGTGCTCGAATGGCTGGGCGAGGCAAAGCCCGACATTGCCTGCCTGCAGGAGATCAAATGCCAGGATGAGGGCTTCCCGCGCGAGGAGATCGAGCGGCTGGGCTATAATATCGAGACGGTGGGCCAGAAGAGCTATAACGGCGTCGCCCTGCTCTCGCGCTTTCCCATTGAGGAAGTGGCCGAGCGCGCCCTGCCCGGTGGCAATGGCGAGGAAGAACAGGCCCGCTATATCGAGGCGGTCATCAGCGCGTCGGGGGGCCCGGTGCGCGTGGCGAGCATCTATCTGCCCAATGGCAATCCGGCTCCGGGGCCGAAATACGATTACAAGCTGGAATGGATGGCGCGCCTGCACACGCACGCGGCCAGGCTCCTGGCCTATGAAGAACCGCTGGTTCTGGCGGGCGATTACAATGTCATTCCGCGCGACGCCGATGTGCATGATCCGGCCGCGTGGGAGGGCGATGCGCTGACCCTGCCGGCCAGCCGCGATGCCTTCTTTGCGCTGCAATGGCTGGGCTTTACCGAAGCCTTCCAGCATCTCGATGGCCGCGCGCACCAGTACACATTCTGGGACTATCAGGCCGGTGCGTGGCAGAAGAATAACGGCATCCGCATCGACCATCTCCTGTGCTCGCCGCAGGCGGCTGACCGCCTGAAATCGGTCGAGATTCACAAGGATGTGCGGGGCAAGGAAAAAGCCTCCGACCACGTGCCCGTGGTCGGGACTTTTGATCTCTAA
- the astB gene encoding N-succinylarginine dihydrolase: MMSALEANFDGLVGPTHNYAGLAEGNLASAKNAGNIAAPRAGVLEGLAKAKRLADAGLVQGFLPPHERPFIPGLRALGFTGTDGQVWESAFRRAPVLARNMASASPMWAANAATVSPSADTADGRLHMSAANLLSTLHRSIEGPQTARALRAIFPDEGRFAVHDPLPMQSAFGDEGAANHVRLCAEHGAPGVEILVYGRDAFESWQARFPARQTKQACEAIARRHGLDPERTVIVRQSRAAIEAGAFHNDVVCVGNGRVLFFHELAFEDTEATLDAIRAAAKGLFDPVFVEVAQDEVPIEDAITSYIFNSQLLDWPGEDRMVLLAPKETQETASTRAYCERMVAGNGPIGRVDFADVRQSMRNGGGPACLRLRVVLTPAELKAVNPGVMLDDRLFAALTDWAKTHYRESLSLTELADPALVDESRAALDALTRIMGLGGDFYDFQRA; the protein is encoded by the coding sequence CTGATGAGCGCCTTGGAAGCCAATTTCGACGGGCTGGTCGGCCCGACGCATAATTATGCCGGGCTCGCCGAAGGTAATCTCGCCAGCGCGAAGAATGCGGGCAATATTGCTGCCCCGCGCGCCGGTGTGCTGGAGGGGCTGGCCAAGGCCAAACGCCTTGCCGATGCCGGGCTGGTGCAGGGTTTCCTGCCGCCGCATGAGCGCCCTTTTATCCCCGGCCTTCGCGCGCTCGGCTTTACCGGCACGGACGGCCAGGTCTGGGAGAGCGCCTTTCGCCGCGCGCCGGTGCTGGCACGTAACATGGCCTCGGCCAGTCCGATGTGGGCGGCCAATGCGGCCACGGTTTCTCCCAGTGCAGACACAGCCGATGGCCGCCTGCACATGAGCGCGGCCAATCTTCTCTCCACCCTTCACCGCTCCATCGAGGGGCCGCAGACGGCGCGGGCCTTGCGCGCCATCTTCCCCGATGAGGGCCGGTTTGCGGTGCATGACCCGCTGCCGATGCAGTCTGCGTTTGGTGATGAGGGCGCGGCCAATCATGTGCGCCTGTGCGCCGAGCATGGCGCGCCGGGCGTGGAAATCCTCGTCTATGGCCGTGACGCATTTGAAAGCTGGCAGGCGCGCTTTCCGGCCCGCCAGACAAAGCAGGCGTGTGAGGCGATTGCCCGCCGCCACGGGCTTGATCCTGAACGCACCGTGATCGTGCGCCAGTCACGCGCCGCCATTGAGGCAGGGGCCTTCCACAATGATGTAGTGTGCGTCGGCAATGGCCGGGTTCTCTTCTTCCACGAGCTGGCCTTTGAGGACACGGAAGCCACACTCGATGCCATCCGCGCGGCGGCCAAGGGCCTGTTTGATCCGGTCTTTGTCGAGGTGGCGCAGGACGAAGTGCCGATAGAAGACGCCATCACCAGCTATATCTTCAACTCCCAGCTTCTCGACTGGCCGGGCGAAGACCGCATGGTGCTGCTCGCCCCCAAAGAGACGCAAGAGACCGCCTCAACGCGCGCCTATTGCGAGCGCATGGTGGCGGGCAATGGCCCGATAGGGCGCGTGGACTTTGCCGATGTGCGCCAGTCCATGAGGAATGGTGGCGGGCCTGCCTGTCTGCGCCTGCGCGTCGTGCTGACGCCGGCGGAGCTAAAGGCTGTCAATCCGGGCGTGATGCTGGATGACCGGCTGTTTGCCGCGCTGACCGACTGGGCCAAGACCCATTACCGCGAGAGCCTGAGCCTGACGGAGCTGGCTGATCCCGCGCTGGTGGATGAAAGCCGCGCGGCGCTGGATGCGCTAACGCGTATCATGGGTCTGGGCGGCGATTTCTACGATTTTCAGCGGGCCTAG
- the astD gene encoding succinylglutamate-semialdehyde dehydrogenase — MSGNSLFIDGEWGKGAGEAFASLDPASGETVWSGNAASAADVRAAFAAARAAFPDWALTDFDTRRAIVERFGAILVERKDAFAELISRETGKPLWEALGEAGAMAGKIAISIKAREERAGRRVEASEFGEAVLDHKPLGVLFVLGPYNFPGHLPNGHIVPALLAGNTLVFKPSELTPATAALMVECWQEAGLPKGVLNLVQGARETGAAALDDAELDGVLFTGSWTTGAFIHRKFAGRTGIQLALEMGGNNPLVVWDAKDSDAAARIAILSAYISAGQRCSCARRLIVPEGAAGDAVVSAVADMAGRLTIGAWNTNPEPFMGPLVTPHAADAVIKAQADLASLGGKVLLEAKRLDAGPAFVSPSLIDVTGLETPDHEVFGPLLQVRRAKSFADALTEANNTAYGLAAGLVSDDAALWKRFWAGSRAGIVNWNRPTTGAASSMPFGGPGQSGNLRPSAYYAADYCAYPVATQAAPELAPLPVKGI; from the coding sequence ATGAGCGGCAACAGCCTCTTTATCGACGGCGAATGGGGCAAGGGCGCAGGCGAAGCCTTTGCCTCTCTTGATCCGGCCAGTGGCGAGACGGTGTGGAGCGGCAATGCCGCCAGCGCGGCCGATGTACGCGCGGCCTTTGCTGCGGCCCGCGCGGCATTTCCTGACTGGGCGCTGACAGATTTCGACACCCGGCGCGCCATTGTCGAGCGCTTCGGTGCAATCCTGGTGGAACGGAAAGATGCTTTCGCCGAGCTGATCTCGCGCGAGACCGGCAAACCCTTGTGGGAAGCACTCGGCGAGGCTGGCGCGATGGCGGGCAAGATCGCCATTTCGATCAAGGCGCGCGAGGAGCGGGCAGGGCGGCGCGTGGAAGCGTCGGAGTTCGGCGAGGCCGTGCTGGACCACAAGCCGCTGGGCGTATTGTTCGTGCTGGGGCCGTACAACTTCCCCGGCCATCTGCCGAACGGCCATATCGTGCCTGCGCTTCTGGCGGGCAATACGCTGGTCTTCAAACCCTCCGAGCTGACGCCCGCCACGGCTGCGCTGATGGTGGAATGCTGGCAAGAGGCGGGCCTGCCGAAGGGCGTACTGAACCTCGTACAGGGCGCGCGCGAGACCGGCGCGGCGGCGCTGGATGATGCGGAACTCGACGGCGTGCTCTTCACCGGCTCGTGGACGACCGGCGCCTTCATCCACAGGAAGTTTGCCGGGCGCACCGGCATCCAGCTCGCGCTGGAAATGGGCGGCAATAACCCGCTCGTGGTCTGGGATGCGAAGGATTCCGACGCAGCAGCCCGCATCGCCATCCTGTCGGCCTATATCAGCGCCGGTCAGCGCTGCTCGTGTGCGCGCAGGCTTATTGTGCCGGAAGGCGCAGCCGGTGATGCGGTGGTCAGCGCGGTTGCGGACATGGCCGGGCGCCTGACCATCGGGGCGTGGAACACCAATCCTGAACCCTTCATGGGGCCGCTGGTGACGCCGCATGCCGCAGATGCGGTCATCAAGGCGCAAGCTGATCTGGCTTCGCTCGGCGGCAAAGTGCTGCTGGAGGCAAAGCGCCTGGACGCTGGCCCCGCCTTTGTCAGCCCCTCGCTTATCGATGTAACCGGGCTTGAAACGCCAGATCACGAAGTCTTCGGGCCGCTATTGCAGGTGCGCCGGGCGAAGAGCTTTGCGGATGCGCTCACCGAGGCCAACAACACCGCCTACGGCCTTGCCGCGGGGCTGGTCAGTGATGATGCGGCCCTGTGGAAGCGGTTCTGGGCGGGTTCGCGCGCCGGTATCGTCAACTGGAACCGGCCGACCACAGGAGCTGCGTCCTCCATGCCGTTTGGCGGGCCGGGCCAGTCCGGCAATCTGCGCCCCAGCGCGTACTACGCAGCCGATTACTGCGCCTATCCGGTCGCGACACAGGCTGCGCCTGAGCTTGCGCCCCTGCCGGTGAAAGGCATCTGA
- a CDS encoding arginine N-succinyltransferase has translation MLMVRSARSADHSSFTALAASAGTGFTSLAVSADALAEKLSRSEQAFAGKIPDRSDAAYQLMLEDTESGKVLGTAAVKAAVGIKKPYFDFKIMTFAQASKEAGQRFDMEAMMLVNDFAGCTEVGSLFVSDAARGRGAGRLMAQSRYLLIGADRSRFGERVVAELRGVVDEAGESVFYNHVTRPFFRMTFDEADRMSASTDNQFILDLMPTHPIYLDHLPPGVREVMGKTHPHGVNAKRLLEWEGFEYHRYVDIFDGGPLVDCPVERIRTLRESRVLTVGEAGSETVEAMVSTDRMDDFRLVRCEVRVSDNTVALGDDVRRALDLSDGNTARVWVNT, from the coding sequence ATGTTGATGGTGCGTTCGGCGCGTAGCGCGGATCATTCATCCTTTACCGCCCTGGCGGCCTCGGCCGGGACCGGCTTTACCAGCCTGGCGGTCAGCGCCGATGCGCTGGCTGAAAAGCTTAGCCGGTCCGAACAGGCGTTTGCCGGGAAAATTCCTGATCGCTCCGACGCGGCCTATCAGCTGATGCTGGAGGACACCGAGAGCGGCAAGGTGCTCGGCACGGCGGCGGTCAAAGCCGCAGTGGGGATCAAGAAGCCGTATTTCGACTTCAAGATCATGACCTTCGCGCAAGCCTCCAAGGAGGCGGGCCAGCGCTTCGACATGGAAGCGATGATGCTGGTCAATGATTTTGCCGGCTGCACCGAGGTCGGCTCGCTCTTCGTGTCGGACGCGGCGCGCGGGCGCGGGGCAGGGCGGCTGATGGCGCAGTCACGCTATCTGCTGATCGGCGCAGACCGCTCGCGCTTTGGCGAGCGCGTGGTGGCTGAATTGCGCGGCGTGGTCGACGAGGCGGGCGAGTCCGTCTTCTACAATCACGTTACCCGGCCATTCTTCCGCATGACGTTTGACGAGGCCGACCGGATGAGCGCCTCCACCGACAACCAGTTCATCCTTGACCTGATGCCCACCCACCCGATCTATCTCGATCACTTGCCCCCGGGCGTGCGCGAGGTGATGGGCAAGACCCACCCGCACGGCGTGAATGCAAAGCGTCTGCTGGAATGGGAAGGGTTCGAATATCACCGCTATGTCGATATTTTCGATGGCGGCCCGCTGGTGGACTGCCCGGTCGAGCGTATCCGCACGCTCCGCGAAAGCCGGGTGCTGACGGTCGGCGAAGCAGGCAGCGAGACGGTAGAGGCGATGGTCTCCACCGACCGGATGGATGATTTCCGCCTGGTGCGATGCGAGGTCCGCGTCAGCGATAACACGGTTGCGCTGGGCGATGACGTGCGGCGCGCGCTCGATCTGAGCGATGGGAACACAGCAAGAGTATGGGTGAATACATGA
- a CDS encoding hydrolase — protein MSALTLSADEKSVLGWIDGEGDSMIATVRRWADINSGSRNAAGLEAMQAELKEAFSRLDARMETVELAPSETVTPDGEIRPVEYTPALKVSARPDAPVRVVLTGHSDTVFAADHPFQTCRDVDSDTLNGPGVADMKGGLLVMVHGLLALERSPWAKNVGYDVLISPDEEIGSLGSGPVLAALGAKAHVGMTYEPALADGSLAGARKGSGNFSLRVKGRAAHAGREHHLGRNAIVAGAAFAKAIDALNGQREAVTINVSRIDGGGAPNVVPDVAVVRFNVRVGDEDDARWARQGIERAVAEINTRDGIMADLHGGFTRPPKPMTPANLRMFEWTREAGRTIGLDLKWNPTGGVCEGNNLWASGCPNVDTLGVRGADIHSDREIAKLSSFTEKAKLSAVMLMKFAQGEFDAREARALANAL, from the coding sequence ATGAGCGCGCTTACCTTATCGGCGGATGAGAAATCCGTCCTCGGCTGGATAGACGGTGAAGGCGATTCCATGATCGCCACCGTCCGGCGCTGGGCAGACATCAATTCGGGCAGCCGCAATGCGGCAGGGCTTGAGGCGATGCAGGCCGAGCTGAAGGAGGCGTTCTCACGGCTCGACGCACGCATGGAGACGGTCGAACTGGCGCCGTCCGAAACCGTCACGCCCGATGGCGAGATCAGGCCGGTGGAGTACACGCCCGCGCTGAAAGTCTCTGCCCGCCCCGATGCGCCGGTGCGTGTGGTGCTGACGGGTCATTCGGACACGGTTTTCGCCGCCGATCACCCCTTCCAGACCTGCCGTGATGTGGACAGCGATACGCTTAACGGTCCCGGCGTGGCGGACATGAAGGGCGGGCTTCTGGTCATGGTGCACGGGCTTCTGGCGCTGGAGCGCAGCCCGTGGGCGAAGAATGTCGGCTATGACGTGCTTATCAGCCCGGATGAGGAAATCGGCTCGCTGGGTTCCGGCCCGGTGCTGGCGGCACTCGGCGCGAAGGCCCATGTCGGCATGACGTATGAGCCAGCGCTCGCTGATGGCTCGCTGGCCGGCGCGCGCAAAGGCTCGGGCAATTTCTCCCTGCGGGTGAAGGGCCGGGCCGCCCATGCGGGGCGAGAGCACCATTTGGGACGTAATGCCATTGTCGCCGGTGCGGCCTTCGCCAAGGCGATAGATGCGCTTAATGGCCAGCGGGAGGCCGTGACGATCAATGTCTCGCGCATTGATGGCGGCGGCGCGCCCAATGTGGTGCCGGATGTGGCCGTCGTACGCTTCAATGTGCGCGTGGGTGATGAGGACGATGCGCGCTGGGCCCGGCAGGGGATCGAGCGCGCGGTAGCCGAAATCAACACACGCGACGGTATCATGGCGGATCTGCATGGCGGGTTCACCCGCCCGCCCAAGCCGATGACGCCGGCAAACTTGCGCATGTTTGAATGGACGCGTGAAGCAGGTCGCACCATCGGCCTGGACCTGAAATGGAACCCGACCGGCGGCGTCTGCGAGGGCAATAATCTGTGGGCGTCGGGCTGTCCGAATGTGGATACGCTGGGTGTACGCGGCGCTGATATCCATTCAGACCGGGAGATCGCCAAGCTCTCAAGTTTCACCGAGAAGGCGAAGCTGTCGGCTGTCATGCTGATGAAATTTGCCCAAGGCGAGTTCGATGCCCGCGAGGCGCGGGCGCTCGCCAATGCCCTTTAG
- a CDS encoding cystathionine gamma-synthase family protein produces MSKPETPYRKRALGNRPLRPETLMMSYGFDAKLSEGAIKPPIFQTSTFVFSSAEEGAAFFRVMGGRAVDGDPAAPGLMYSRFNNPNVEVLEDRLTLFDGAEEACVFSSGMGAISTVLLAFAKAGDVVLQSTPLYGGTETLIRNIMPNYGIAMEDFVAGAPDDEIRAQAEAAMKRGRVAMIYTETPTNPTNEIVDLALMKTLADEIAKRQGHRPVIVVDNTVLGPIGQSPLAHGADLVIYSLTKYIGGHSDLIGGAAMGSSEVMAPVRKLRSAIGTNLDPNTCWMLARSLETVTLRMQAAFDGAAKVAAYLKDHPKVEKVRYLGFLEPGSRDHTVHQRQSGEFHGSTFAFDVTDGQEGAFRMLNALKVIKLAVSLGGTETLICHPGSTTHSGVDPALRERLKFAPGMVRVSIGIEHPDDLIADLEQALSHV; encoded by the coding sequence ATGAGCAAACCCGAAACTCCCTATCGCAAGCGCGCCCTGGGCAACCGGCCCTTGCGGCCCGAAACCCTGATGATGAGCTATGGCTTTGACGCCAAGCTCTCTGAAGGCGCGATCAAGCCGCCCATCTTCCAGACTTCGACCTTCGTGTTTTCGAGTGCGGAAGAGGGCGCAGCCTTTTTCCGTGTCATGGGCGGACGCGCGGTGGATGGTGATCCGGCTGCACCGGGCCTGATGTATTCGCGCTTCAACAATCCCAATGTGGAAGTGCTCGAAGACCGGCTGACCCTGTTTGATGGCGCGGAGGAGGCGTGTGTCTTCTCCTCCGGCATGGGTGCAATTTCCACAGTCCTGCTGGCCTTCGCCAAGGCAGGCGATGTGGTGCTGCAATCGACCCCGCTCTATGGCGGCACCGAGACGCTGATCCGCAATATCATGCCCAATTACGGTATCGCGATGGAGGACTTTGTCGCCGGTGCGCCGGACGATGAAATCCGCGCGCAGGCCGAGGCCGCGATGAAGCGCGGGCGCGTGGCGATGATCTACACCGAGACCCCGACCAACCCCACCAACGAGATCGTTGATCTGGCGCTGATGAAGACGCTGGCCGATGAGATCGCCAAGCGTCAGGGGCATCGCCCCGTCATCGTGGTCGACAACACGGTGCTCGGTCCTATCGGGCAGTCGCCGCTGGCCCATGGCGCCGATCTCGTCATCTACTCGCTGACCAAATATATTGGCGGGCATTCCGACCTTATTGGCGGTGCAGCGATGGGTTCGAGCGAAGTGATGGCCCCGGTGCGCAAGCTGCGGTCGGCCATTGGCACCAATCTCGATCCCAATACGTGCTGGATGCTGGCCCGCTCGCTGGAGACCGTAACCTTGCGCATGCAGGCCGCGTTTGACGGTGCGGCAAAGGTCGCTGCCTATCTGAAAGATCACCCGAAGGTGGAGAAGGTGCGCTATCTCGGCTTCCTGGAGCCGGGATCACGCGATCATACCGTGCATCAGCGCCAGTCGGGCGAGTTTCACGGCTCCACCTTCGCCTTCGACGTGACAGACGGGCAGGAAGGGGCTTTCCGCATGCTCAATGCACTCAAGGTCATCAAGCTGGCGGTCAGCCTTGGCGGCACCGAGACGCTTATCTGTCATCCCGGCTCCACCACCCATTCCGGCGTCGATCCGGCCTTGCGTGAGCGGCTGAAGTTCGCGCCCGGCATGGTGCGGGTATCCATCGGTATCGAGCATCCAGACGATCTGATTGCCGATCTCGAGCAGGCGCTTTCACACGTCTGA
- a CDS encoding OmpA family protein: MKNRLLTAAAVGAFLALPSVAAAQEGWYVRGALGYGAPGDANVTSPGFTAAPSRQISGESNFREALALGYQTGNNWRFEGELAHRFNQTGAMGNFEESNSSVHAWSLMASAIYDFAGSDWYRPYVGAGIGYVRSQFSGIGASTGTAMAGSVPVEIRGDDSALGYHLLAGIGWVLSDNVMLDTEYRYFGYGSTSYTNGSVGSLRGHEAWIGLRYLFAAPPPPPPPPPPPPPPPPPPPPPPPPPACEDAQFVVYFEWDRANLTDQARQVVNNAVNNARNCGVASVQIDGHTDTSGSATYNQGLSERRARAVRDEMVRLGVPTGSISLNAFGQTQLAVQTRDGVREPLNRRAEVTMDLR; the protein is encoded by the coding sequence ATGAAAAATAGGCTTCTTACAGCTGCTGCTGTCGGTGCCTTTCTTGCTCTGCCGTCCGTAGCGGCAGCTCAGGAAGGCTGGTACGTCCGCGGCGCTCTTGGTTATGGCGCTCCTGGCGATGCCAACGTCACTAGCCCCGGTTTCACGGCCGCTCCGAGCCGTCAAATCAGCGGCGAAAGCAATTTCCGCGAAGCGCTCGCGCTTGGCTATCAGACCGGCAACAACTGGCGCTTTGAGGGTGAGCTGGCTCACCGCTTCAACCAGACTGGTGCCATGGGCAACTTTGAAGAGAGCAACAGCTCTGTTCACGCCTGGTCGCTGATGGCGTCTGCCATCTATGACTTTGCCGGTTCTGACTGGTACCGTCCGTATGTCGGTGCCGGTATCGGCTATGTGCGCTCGCAGTTCTCCGGCATTGGCGCCAGCACGGGTACGGCCATGGCCGGGTCTGTGCCGGTTGAAATCCGTGGCGATGACAGCGCTCTCGGCTATCACCTCCTGGCCGGTATCGGCTGGGTGCTCTCCGACAACGTGATGCTCGACACCGAGTATCGCTATTTCGGTTACGGCTCCACCTCCTACACCAATGGTAGCGTTGGTTCGCTGCGTGGCCACGAGGCTTGGATCGGCCTGCGTTATCTGTTTGCCGCTCCGCCCCCGCCGCCTCCGCCCCCGCCGCCCCCGCCGCCTCCGCCTCCTCCGCCGCCTCCGCCGCCGCCTCCGCCGGCATGCGAAGACGCGCAGTTCGTGGTGTACTTCGAGTGGGATCGTGCCAACCTGACGGATCAAGCCCGTCAAGTGGTCAACAACGCTGTCAACAACGCCCGCAACTGCGGCGTGGCCAGCGTCCAGATCGACGGTCACACCGACACGTCTGGTTCGGCCACCTACAACCAGGGCCTCTCCGAGCGCCGCGCCCGCGCGGTTCGTGACGAGATGGTTCGTCTGGGCGTCCCGACGGGTTCGATCTCTCTGAACGCGTTTGGTCAGACCCAACTGGCTGTTCAAACCCGTGACGGTGTGCGCGAGCCGCTCAACCGCCGTGCGGAAGTGACGATGGATCTGCGCTAG